In Clostridium thermosuccinogenes, the genomic stretch GCAGAGCTATACCATCGAGAGTGTTTTTACAGTGAAGGACAATGATAAAGTGCTGATGTCGGAGAGTTCACTAGAGAAGGTGGATAACACGAAAAAGGCTGTTGAATCCCATTCATCCGTTGAGGAATACAACGGAAAGAACAACAGGTCCTATTTCTCCTACCGGGACAGCAGCAGCTCCATATGGTACGATCAAGGTACCGATACTTATTATGTAACTGAATACTCAAAGGATTATGATTTCAAACCTTCGTCCAATCCTTTTGAGGATAGCCATGCAAAAGACTTGGAAAAGATTTTTGATGCCCTGGTGGGTGATCTTAAAAACTATGTGGTAGTTGAAGAAAAATCCAATGGGAGCAAGGAGTTGTCCGGCAATCTGAATGAAGGCCAGATCCCTGCCCTGGTGAACGCTGTTACCTCCTTTTTGCTGAAGCAAAACACTTCCAATGTACTTATATCACCGGACGGCAAAACCTCATCGGCAACCCTTGAGGACGTATATGTTAAAAGCGTGTCCGGCAAGGCTTTTGTCAATGAGGACGGCATATTGGAAAGCGTCCTGGCTACAGGCGTACTGTCAGGCAAGGATTCTAACGGCGTCACCCATGATATCACTGCCGAAGCTTTGGTAAAGGTGTATGATATTGATTCAACCAAAGTGTCCAAGCCTAACCTGGAGGGCAAAAATGTGCAGAAATCAACGGCTAGAGATTTGGGAGGACCTGAAATCACTGCCAGGTATGTAGGAAAATACAGCAATAATATCGTAATAGTAGAGAACGACACATTTGTCAAAATTGGTGAGAGGATACTCGAAATAGCCCATATCGACGATAAGAATGTGTCCGGGCATTATTATGAAGTTTACGATGAGAATTATGCCGATTATGCAGCAAAAGCGCTGGATTTCCGCTTCGATGCAGAAATCACGGACCCCTATTCGGCACAATTCACCTATACCGATCCCTCCGGCAATGAACAGTCGGGAAACATACATTTTGATCCTACACCAGGAAAGTTGTATTTCTACTTCACTAATGGTAGGTCAAGCTTGGACTATGACGGCAATTTCTCCAGGGTATTTGACTAGTAAAAAAGTTATGCCAGGCGCTGCATGAGCAGCGCCTGATGCATGGCTGCATGATATCGAGCCGAATTTGTATTATTTTATTAATAAGCTATCATTCTAAAATAATAAGCATCCGAGGTTCAACCAATCATTCAATCATTGAAGGCTCGGTATTATAATGAACCGGAACGGATACTCGGGATAAATTTGGGGGAATGTTTATGGAAAAAGTTCTCGAAATAAAGAATCTGACTAAGACATATAAAAACGGAAGAGGCATATGGGATATCAACCTTGATATTAACAGGGGTGATATTTTTGGCTTTCTGGGGCCCAATGGCGCCGGAAAGACCACTGCGATGAAAATAATGACCGGGCTTATGAAAGCTGACTCAGGTGATGTAATCATTTTTGGCCACAGCATCAGCAACGATTTTGAAAAAGCCATGGATAAGGTCGGATGCATAATAGAAACCGCCGAGTCTTATCCATACCTTACTGCCTATGAAAATCTAAGGCAGTTTTCCAGATATTACAGAGATGTGGACGGCCGCAGGATTGACGAAGTGCTTGAACTCACAGGCATATATAAATTCAAAAACGAAAAGGTAAAGAATTTCTCCCTCGGCATGAAGCAGCGTCTTGGTATTGCAGCCGCAATACTTTCAAGGCCTGAACTGATAATCCTGGATGAACCTTTGAACGGCCTGGATGTCGAAGGAATGGTGGAAGTGAGAAAACTCATTAAGAGGATGGCGGAAGAGGAAAAAACAACATTCTTCATATCAAGCCACCTCATTCATGATATAGAGCTTACCTGCAACCGGGTGGGCATCATATTCGGAGGAAGAATTCTGAATGTTGACTACACGGAGAATATCCTGAACAACTACGCTTCCCTGGAAAACTATTTTATTAGTGAGGTAGACAGAAATGGAAAGGTTTAAGGCTGCATTCATAAATGAAATAGAAAAAATGTACAAAAGGAAAAAAGCTGTAGTGATAATTGTAATTTCGCTGATAACAATCATTTTCGGCCAGCTGGTGGTTATAGGCATAAGAAGCGGCCTTGGCGTACGGGGAGCAAGCAGCACCGAGTTTCCTCTTTTGGTGCTGTCGGTGTTCGCCAATACAATACTTCCGCTCTTTACCGCCCTGGTGACCATAGATACATTCTCAGGCGAATTTTCCCACAATACGATGAAAATCGCGTTGACAAAGCCGGTAAGCAGGATTAAATTGTATTCGGCCAAAGTTACCGCCATAGCCTTTTTTGCGCTGTCAAATCTCCTGGTGGTGATGGTCCTGTCCGTATTGACAGGTTTTCTGTTTAATACGGCATCGTTTACCGGAGTTGGCCTCCTTAGAATTGTAGTTTCATATCTGGTTACGCTGGTTCCGATATTGGTTCTGGCTATAATCATAACCTTTTTCTCAAATATTTTGAAAAGCAGCGGAGCAGTTTTTTTCCTCACGATTTTGCTGTTCATATCCTTAAAAGCCCTGGGATTTATTTTCCCCAGGTATTCCAGCTTGTTCATCACCTCGATGATCGACTGGTACAACCTCTGGATTGCGAGCAGCATACCGCTTATGAAACTTTTGAGGCAGTTATTTATAATGCTGGGATATGGTATAATGTTTTTTACAGCAGGCTTCTACCTGTTTGATAAAAAGGATCTTTAAGGTGGAGATATGAATTTAAAGAAGCGTTTGGCAATATCCAATGCCGCATTAGTTATTATTCCTTTT encodes the following:
- a CDS encoding ABC transporter permease, producing the protein MERFKAAFINEIEKMYKRKKAVVIIVISLITIIFGQLVVIGIRSGLGVRGASSTEFPLLVLSVFANTILPLFTALVTIDTFSGEFSHNTMKIALTKPVSRIKLYSAKVTAIAFFALSNLLVVMVLSVLTGFLFNTASFTGVGLLRIVVSYLVTLVPILVLAIIITFFSNILKSSGAVFFLTILLFISLKALGFIFPRYSSLFITSMIDWYNLWIASSIPLMKLLRQLFIMLGYGIMFFTAGFYLFDKKDL
- a CDS encoding ABC transporter ATP-binding protein, whose amino-acid sequence is MEKVLEIKNLTKTYKNGRGIWDINLDINRGDIFGFLGPNGAGKTTAMKIMTGLMKADSGDVIIFGHSISNDFEKAMDKVGCIIETAESYPYLTAYENLRQFSRYYRDVDGRRIDEVLELTGIYKFKNEKVKNFSLGMKQRLGIAAAILSRPELIILDEPLNGLDVEGMVEVRKLIKRMAEEEKTTFFISSHLIHDIELTCNRVGIIFGGRILNVDYTENILNNYASLENYFISEVDRNGKV